ATGAGGACTCGGTCTGGTCTGTTTACTTCCGCGATAACAAATATCTTTCGAAGCAGGACCGGCTATGGCTCGATGAGGATTTCAGGGACTGGTTGAATAGCCGGAGGTCGATCCAGGATAGAAAGGGAACTGAAGCCTCGACTGCCGAGGCAGCCGATTTCAGTCTCTGGAGGCCAAGGTGGCTGCTTAGCCGGGACCAGAGGAAGTTGATCTATTCCTATCTGGCTCACGCCGATGCCCGTCTGGTTACGGAACTGAAGGATCGGCTACGGGCTATAGGGTATCAGGGTCTGATAACGCCGACCAACAACTGGTATGGATACGGGGCGCTGGATACTGCATCGCGGCATGGAGATTACGTCGAGGTGCATGGCTATTTCGATCACCCGATGGGGGCGGACAGGGAGATAGAAGGCAAATCGTTCCTGATGCGGGACGAGGGTTTTGCGGGGATTGATAAAACCGACTGGTCTTTTCCTCTCACCAAGGCAGCGCGCAGTGCGCTGCCTGATAAACCGCTGATCATGGGGGAGTGGAATCATGCGGCCTGGAGTCCCTACGCTTATGAGGGGCCCTTTCTCATGTACGCCTATAGTGCCTTGCAGGACTATGCCGGCTTGGTGGCGCATACCTGGTTTCCCTATCCGGAATCCAGGAATGGCCCGGATGTGGAGCTAAATGCATTTTCCGTTTCGACGAACCCGCTGTTCCTCAGGCTGAGCCCGATATTGTCGGCCGCATGGCTGGGACATTGCCTCAAACCGCATGCCGAAGTACTCGAAGTTGGTCTGGGTGATTCCTTCGGGGAGGTGGTCGACAGGACATTTGCTGTGGAAATGGGGCCTGATCCTGCCGTCAAAGTCGGTGACGGATTTCATAAGCTGATGCGAGTGCGATTCCCCCATAGTCCGGTTATTGATTTAAAATCGGATGCTGGCTCGGATCCCGGCGTTATTCGCCTCTCGAGTCAGATGTCTGCTGCTGCGGGCTGGGCCGCAGTCGAAGGCGATTGCGTGGCCGGTGCGGTGTTTTCGGGGCAGGGAGGTGTGCTGGATCTGGCGGGCGGTGTAAGCATAAGAATGAACGAGCAGGGAAGTGTGGTTGCGGTGGCCCTTGATGGCAGGCGAATTGCCGATTCATCGGACTTGGCGGTTACGCTGGTGGGCTCGCCTGCCATCGCTTGGCCTGAGGGCAATGGTGAGCGGATGCGATTCAGGCAGCCGGCCGGGACTACCCTGACGGCCGGGGCGGTATCTGCATCCCTGTCGATGCCGAAGACTGGAGAATGCCCGCAGGGGCAGTGGGTGGGAGGTCAGTCGCGGTATGACAAGATGATCATTCAGTCGGCGAAGGAGAATAATCTCTGTGTGATCCAAGTCGAAAGCAGGAATGGCGCTTGGGTGAGGCTCAGAGAGGGAGATGTCCTAGTGTCAACCGAATAAGCTGGACTTCCGCGGAAAGCATAAAATCGGCCGGCTGGCTGCCCAGCCCCGAAATAACCATTACTGAGGCAGGTGGAGGATAAAATGCAACCGGGTTCACATAAGAAACTGAATCGCTGGGGTAAGAAGGCTGCACCAGCGCTTTCGCGCGTCCTCAATCGCTCCCCCATGGTCGGGCTTGTCTCGATGATATCTTGGTATCTGGCCTTCATTCAGGGTAAAGGGTCGGGGGCGGGATGGGATCTCGAGGCGGAAATAAAGGGGGCGTTGAGCGCTATTCGCAGGGACAGTCATGAATCGCTTGTGTTGTTCGATGTGGGTGCGAATGTGGGTGACTGGACGGAAGGGATGCTAGCTGCCCTGGGGGATGGCTGTGCCATATACCAGTTCGAGCCAACCTTGGAATGCCGTGAGATCCTGCTGCAGAAGTCGAGGCCGAATGTGGTTCTGGTCCCGTATGGAGTCGGTGCCGAGGAAGGCGAGGCGGAAATCTATAGTATTTCG
This sequence is a window from Thiohalobacter thiocyanaticus. Protein-coding genes within it:
- a CDS encoding FkbM family methyltransferase — translated: MQPGSHKKLNRWGKKAAPALSRVLNRSPMVGLVSMISWYLAFIQGKGSGAGWDLEAEIKGALSAIRRDSHESLVLFDVGANVGDWTEGMLAALGDGCAIYQFEPTLECREILLQKSRPNVVLVPYGVGAEEGEAEIYSISGVKAKSASLYARKDTCFEDRSYTKETIRITTIDDFVDQNNMDRIDFMKMDIEGHEYAALKGAVKTLERGAIAALTFEFGTGNINSRTYFRDFWDLLTPLGYRISRI